In Nitrospira sp., the DNA window CCATCGGAGTAGAAGAAACGCCCCCGCTGGTCACCTCGGTGATGCATGGATCACCTGCCGCAGCGGCCGGAGTGCAGCCAGGCGATCGCGTCGTCACGATCGAAGGACACACTATTTACACCTGGGCACAAATGACGACTCAGGTCAGAGAACACCCGCTCAAGCCGCTCACGTTCGAAGTGCTTCGAGAAGGAGCCAGGACGACGTTGACCGTGACACCCTCTAGTGAAAAGGTCACTGCCAACGGCCAAACTGTTGAGGTTGGGAAAATTGGTATTTCTGGCCCTGGCCGTTCATTGATGCGCTCTAATAATCCCGCGGAGGCTGTCTACCACGGACTGGAAGCCACCTGGGGTTGGACCGAACTGACCGCGGTTGGGCTCTACAAGATGGTGGTTGGCGACATCTCGAGCAAAAACATCGGCGGACCGCTGACCATCGCCAATATTTCCGGGGAAGCCGCGTCACAGGGCGCTTCCAGCGTCGTCTTCTTGATCGCCATCCTCAGCATCAATCTCGGAGTGCTCAACCTACTCCCCATTCCCATCCTCGACGGCGGACACTTGCTCTTTTTCCTCATTGAAGGCATCCTGCGCAAGCCGCTCGGCGAACGGCAACGGGAAGTCGCCCAGCAGGTCGGATTGGTTCTATTGGTCGGAGTGATGATCTTCGCCTTCTGGAACGACCTTGAGCGTATCTTCTCCCACTAGGCCGAATGCGGAAACCATCCACTGGTCAACCCACACGCGAATAGTGACGACATCATGAAAACGTCTCAATTACTCATCCCCACCCTGCGGGACGATCCCGGCGAAGCGGAAACCGTCAGCCATCGGTTGATGTTGCGCGCCGGTATGATTCGAAAGGTGGCAGCCGGCATCTACACATATCTTCCGCTCGGGCTCCGCGTAATCCGAAAAATCGAACAGATCATCCGGGAGGAAATGAACCGCGCCGGCGCTCAGGAACTCCTGATGCCGATCGCCTCCCCAGCCGAACTCTGGAAGGAAACAGCTCGATGGGACTACTACGGCAAGGAACTCCTCCGTTTCAAAGACCGTCATGAACGAGATTTTTGCCTGGGCCCCACGCATGAGGAAGTCATCACCGATCTCTTCAGGCGGGAAGTCCGTTCCTATCGCCAACTCCCACTGAACTTGTATCAAATCCAAACAAAGTTTCGAGATGAGATCCGTCCCCGCTTCGGACTCATGCGAGGCCGTGAGTTCATCATGAAGGATGCCTATAGTTTCGACATTGATGAAATCGGCGCCAAGCTCAGCTATGAAAAAATGTACGACGCCTACACAAGAATTTTTACTCGATGTGGACTGACCTTCAGGGCGGTCGAAGCCGACACAGGGCTTATCGGCGGGGATGTCTCTCACGAATTCATGGTGCTGGCAGAAACCGGCGAAGCTACGGTGGCCTATAGCACTGAAGGCTCATATGCCGCCAACCTTGAACGAGCGGAGGTGCTTCCTCCATCCGATGTCGACATGTCTCCTCTTCGGCCCATGACTCCCATTGCCACACCGCAGCGTCGAACGGTGGACGAAGTCACGACCTTTCTCAAAATTACCCCTCGCCAACTGGTCAAGACACTTATCTATCGTGCAGGAACCGACCCCGTTGCCGTGCTGATTCGAGGGGATCACGAGGTGAATGAGGTCAAATTGGCGCGGCTCCTCCAAGTCACCGAAGTGGTGTTGGCGGATCCGGAGACCGTCCAACGTGTGACAGGATCCCCTCCAGGCTTTGCCGGACCGGTCGGCCTGCAACATGTCAGAATCGTGGCCGATCACGCCATCAAGGGGATGAAAAATGTTGTCGTCGGAGCCAATAAAGCCGATACCCATTATCAAGATGCCAATGTCGAACGCGACTTTACCGTCGAACAATTTGCCGATCTTCGCAATGCCCAACCCGGGGATCCCTCTCCTCGTGGGACGGGTGTGTTATCGCTCGCGAAAGGCATTGAGGTCGGACAGGTCTTTTTGCTTGGAACAAAGTACAGCCATAAGATGACTGCCACCATCCTTGACGACCAGGGGAAGGAACGCCTGGCCATCATGGGCTGCTACGGCATTGGTGTCGGACGAACTGCCGCCGCAGCCATCGAGCAGAACCATGATGAAAAAGGCATCATCTGGCCCTACCCTATCGCGCCAATCCATGTGCATCTCTTGACCGTCAGCCAATCGGAGAGAACGACGGAGGTCGCCTCTCGCCTCTATGCCGACCTGATGGCTGAGGATTTTGAAGTCTTATGGGACGATCGTACCGATCGAGCCGGGGTCAAATTTAACGATGCCGACCTAATTGGGGCACCGTTCCAACTCATCGTCGGTGACAAAGGCCTTGCCGATGGCATTATTGAGATGAAGATACGAAGAACGGGAGCCAAGTCTCGTATCGCACCGAATGAGCTCCTTGCCCATCTTAAAACGCTCTCCCTCGAACATGCCCCCTCTACGAGATGATTAGCCCCCATCCTCAGCTCACATTGTACTCGCTGATCGAATCTCGCCGATAGAAATCGCCTTTTCCTTGCCTTCTCGTCTTGTTCGTCTAGACTGAGCCTAGACAGACAACAGCAGTGAAAGAGGCGAAGAGGCACCTTGCCCTCGACTTTCCCTAGGTTGAGTCTCCCATCGACATCAGAACGAGGCTGGTGAGCTTTTGGGGCATCTTGTGACCGCCGAACTCTGTGACCACGTCATGAGTACCCACCATTTCATCCAACGCGGAGCCCGACTTCTTCATGTCTGGTTCTCACCCACTCCAGCCGGATACACAGCATATCAATGATGCAGAATGTCCAGGACCTCCAACACAAGGTCGAGCATGCGGAGCATCTGAAGCGTATTACCGCACAAATTCATGCAGCTGGTCATCTCGACCACATCCTCCTTGATCTTCACAAGGACATCCTCAGCGTCTTTGACGCTCAAGATCTGACGCTCTACGCCTTCGATTCAGAGAAGAAAGAAATCTTCTCTAAGGTCCCTCACATTGACGGAGCCGAAGAAGTCCGTATTCCCATTACCGAGCAGAGCTTAGCCGGTTTCTGCGCGAAGTACCTTCGCCCCGTCAACATCGCTGATGCATACAATCTTGCTGAACTGCGAGCCATCCACCCAACGTTGGTCCACGATACATCCTACGACAAGCGTACGGGCTTCAAGACGAAGCAAGTCCT includes these proteins:
- the rseP gene encoding RIP metalloprotease RseP, whose translation is MTSVLAWSPDTLWLLLQKAWWFLVVLGVLVAFHELGHFLAARWVGVKVLKFSIGFGPKLFGRQVGETEYLVSAVPLGGYVKLFGEDEAEATTPDDRRRSFAHQGLWGKVLIVAAGPGFNFILAYLIFAGWLSTGTPLFVPTFRDLSADIEALVPDSPAAKAGMEVGDRVVKVNGKDISTKTELLDLVAKSKGQPVTLEVRREAQLKTITATPITVPGDGTHNDEPLYTIGVEETPPLVTSVMHGSPAAAAGVQPGDRVVTIEGHTIYTWAQMTTQVREHPLKPLTFEVLREGARTTLTVTPSSEKVTANGQTVEVGKIGISGPGRSLMRSNNPAEAVYHGLEATWGWTELTAVGLYKMVVGDISSKNIGGPLTIANISGEAASQGASSVVFLIAILSINLGVLNLLPIPILDGGHLLFFLIEGILRKPLGERQREVAQQVGLVLLVGVMIFAFWNDLERIFSH
- a CDS encoding proline--tRNA ligase, encoding MKTSQLLIPTLRDDPGEAETVSHRLMLRAGMIRKVAAGIYTYLPLGLRVIRKIEQIIREEMNRAGAQELLMPIASPAELWKETARWDYYGKELLRFKDRHERDFCLGPTHEEVITDLFRREVRSYRQLPLNLYQIQTKFRDEIRPRFGLMRGREFIMKDAYSFDIDEIGAKLSYEKMYDAYTRIFTRCGLTFRAVEADTGLIGGDVSHEFMVLAETGEATVAYSTEGSYAANLERAEVLPPSDVDMSPLRPMTPIATPQRRTVDEVTTFLKITPRQLVKTLIYRAGTDPVAVLIRGDHEVNEVKLARLLQVTEVVLADPETVQRVTGSPPGFAGPVGLQHVRIVADHAIKGMKNVVVGANKADTHYQDANVERDFTVEQFADLRNAQPGDPSPRGTGVLSLAKGIEVGQVFLLGTKYSHKMTATILDDQGKERLAIMGCYGIGVGRTAAAAIEQNHDEKGIIWPYPIAPIHVHLLTVSQSERTTEVASRLYADLMAEDFEVLWDDRTDRAGVKFNDADLIGAPFQLIVGDKGLADGIIEMKIRRTGAKSRIAPNELLAHLKTLSLEHAPSTR